One genomic region from Magallana gigas chromosome 3, xbMagGiga1.1, whole genome shotgun sequence encodes:
- the LOC105318051 gene encoding multiple epidermal growth factor-like domains protein 6 isoform X2, whose translation MDLHFCELFLLVFVIGITPSKGTYNLRAGMPNVCPFQDVETRLVQVPCRQAFTRIAKVWKPDCGKSGHWCIGHERRTQYFTTYKQDYRRFVVTKYQCCHGWQQLHSQAGCMYRQCSQTACLNGGRCVDGNTQRCVCPSGFQGSRCQYDVNECTKGLSGCDQDCLNTMGSFQCKCRQGFRLGRDGRTCEDINECDNGKGGCQHECHNTHGGYQCLCPVGYRLRADGRSCEAAGNVRKEKNKLETINSFVGEFDKNGDIFQKLEQGVENRNQEKKSHDEHFNKKLAQRTRKRDELTDLASVFKSRRLLNYQVESACRVNNGDCEQVCLEGSVRGHYRCGCREGYQLKSDSRTCELTDPCRNRNGDCEHTCINNNGNRVCECYRGYKLSADQRHCEDINECLNNNGGCSQECANTQGSFECRCHPGFQLGINRKSCYTSCVYEVRKTLSGTIHVPGVELEPVDSCAINNGGCAHSCRHEDGGAVCSCRKGYILQIDKKSCLDADECGLEQACCAHHCSNNPGGYTCSCRSGFALNRNDGCSCDDVNECLTDNGGCEQECVNKEGSFTCVCKPGYRLAPNNRGCILIDTGPHRGDIPSPLQYKASIRPLPLAESLKLQDELIDADIKYECVRGSFGPDCEWTCDSCQNGASCNHDNPGCLCAPGWQGFLCNQTCPLGFYGSGCSKNCTCQNDGTCDHVTGRCTCPPGVRGESCEDGCPAGFFGKNCDKICSTPCHSGHCNREFGYCQCPPGFVGPYCNARCPSFNWGSNCVNTCRCNRTTTDYCNPENGKCSCKKGFHGDQCEFRCSQGHYGKNCEEKCHCNNNQSCDPENGRCYLRCAQGRMGDSCDQICPRGSFGFNCEQKCNCHNSECSPETGRCICRAGMRGRHCNKPCRNGTWGVNCMYECTCKKGECDKVTGECICPDGWYGLECQNACPPNRYGFQCLLQCKCENNAMCNPTDGSCKCKEGFRGTFCDQVCPPGTYGPDCIYRCACKNGAECDHITGECICGPGWKGVGCDEMCEPGTYGAGCKEKCRCANGASCDHIGGGCTCDKGWQGKHCDKPCPQGFFGMDCRGVCNCGNNGAECNHVTGECKCSAGWTGMDCSKTCPLGTFGEGCQHQCHCGNGGTCDPVSGACVCAAGWRGNHCEEECPRGFYGINCLYHCFCRNDAPCNSITGECNCTSGFTGTACEKSCYEGFYGPNCVHQCKCVHGESCDKETGKCKCLPGYHGEFCDKECPQGFYGEDCDEGCGCQNGASCHHVTGTCTCTAGWRGRQCHRPCMRGFYGKDCMEVCRCEDDKPCDHVSGKCECPPGFTGSSCQENCPEGRFGEGCNETCDCDQNSVCDSVTGRCSCRPGYSGKNCSRGKKNRKNRKARGKQRNERISVVSFENKPKVRPNSGCEEGMFGVSCENKCNCENGATCDPTTGTCMCPLGYIGPTCSEPCPRGYTGQGCRHVCKCRNEATCDPENGRCLCPPGYHGDRCQFKCDENSFGKDCSGNCNCSENGRCDPVTGQCHCDLGWMGDRCDQLCPSGRFGPACVHSCVCQNNGSCDPVSGCCSCLPGFYGQSCEFSCPEGTHGLYCRETCSCKNSAKCNPINGQCRCKPGYHGDNCQHMCSRGFYGSKCREECQCGSSHCDHVTGECFCPVGLKGANCTNMCKQGKYGPNCEFFCDCDNQGFCDPESGACVCRGGFTGSRCQYISASSSTRRGDIPWNVHYFGRR comes from the exons ATGGATCTTCATTTCTGTGAGTTGTTTCTGTTAGTTTTTGTGATTGGAATTACGCCATCAAAAGGAACATACAATCTTAGAGCCGGAAT GCCGAATGTCTGTCCGTTCCAAGACGTGGAGACAAGGCTGGTCCAAGTTCCGTGCAGACAAGCATTTACCAGGATAGCCAAGGTGTGGAAACCTGACTGTGGAAAATCCGGACACTGGTGCATTGGGCACGAACGAAG AACTCAGTACTTCACCACCTATAAGCAAGATTACAGGAGATTTGTTGTCACCAAATACCAGTGTTGTCATGGCTGGCAGCAACTGCACTCACAGGCTGGCTGCATGTACA GACAATGCAGCCAGACAGCCTGTTTGAATGGGGGCCGGTGTGTGGATGGAAACACCCAGAGATGTGTCTGTCCATCTGGGTTCCAGGGGTCGCGCTGTCAGTATG ATGTAAATGAATGTACCAAGGGACTCAGTGGGTGTGACCAGGACTGTCTGAACACTATGGGGTCCTTTCAGTGCAAATGTAGGCAGGGCTTTAGGCTGGGCAGGGACGGAAGGACTTGTGAAG ACATTAATGAATGTGACAATGGAAAAGGGGGATGCCAGCACGAGTGTCATAACACCCACGGAGGGTACCAGTGTCTCTGTCCGGTGGGCTACCGGCTCAGGGCGGACGGTCGGAGCTGTGAGG CTGCTGGGAACGTGCGTAAGGAGAAAAATAAACTAGAAACAATTAACAGTTTTGTTGgagaatttgataaaaatggagatatctttcaaaaattagAACAAGGAGTGGAAAATCGAAACCAGGAAAAAAAGTCGCATGATGagcattttaacaaaaaattggcACAGAGAACTAGGAAGAGAGATGAGTTAACAGATTTGGCTTCTGTTTTCAAATCTCGGCGACTTCTGAATTACCAGG TGGAATCTGCTTGCCGAGTAAACAATGGGGACTGTGAACAGGTGTGTCTGGAGGGCTCCGTTCGGGGACACTACAGGTGTGGCTGTAGAGAGGGCTACCAACTCAAAAGTGATAGTCGGACTTGTGAAT TGACTGATCCCTGCAGAAACAGAAATGGAGACTGTGAACATACATGCATCAACAACAATGGTAACAGAGTGTGTGAATGTTACCGTGGATACAAGTTGTCAGCTGACCAGAGGCACTGTGAGG atattaatgaATGCTTGAACAACAATGGAGGCTGTAGTCAGGAGTGTGCCAACACGCAGGGTTCTTTCGAGTGTCGATGTCATCCAGGTTTCCAGCTGGGCATCAACAGGAAGTCATGCTACA CCTCTTGTGTCTATG AGGTACGGAAAACTCTATCAGGGACGATTCATGTGCCAG GGGTAGAACTGGAGCCAGTAGACAGCTGCGCCATCAACAATGGAGGATGTGCCCACAGTTGTCGCCACGAGGATGGAGGAGCCGTCTGCTCCTGTAGGAAAGGATACATCCTTCAGATAGACAAAAAGTCCTGTCTAG ATGCTGACGAGTGTGGCTTGGAGCAGGCTTGCTGTGCCCACCATTGCTCTAACAATCCAGGGGGCTACACCTGCAGTTGTAGAAGTGGCTTTGCTCTGAATCGAAATGATGGCTGCTCGTGTGATG atGTGAATGAGTGTTTGACGGATAATGGTGGTTGTGAACAGGAGTGTGTGAATAAGGAAGGTTCCTTCACCTGTGTATGTAAACCAGGATACAGACTTGCCCCCAACAATAGGGGGTGTATCT TGATAGATACTGGTCCCCACAGAGGGGACATCCCCTCCCCATTACAGTACAAGGCGTCAATACGGCCCCTCCCTCTGGCTGAAAGTCTCAAACTCCAAGATGAACTGATAGATGCTGATATCAAATATG AATGTGTGCGAGGAAGTTTTGGCCCAGACTGTGAGTGGACATGCGACAGCTGCCAGAATGGAGCCAGCTGTAACCATGACAACCCGGGCTGTCTGTGTGCCCCGGGGTGGCAGGGATTCCTCTGTAACCAGACCTGCCCACTG GGTTTCTATGGCAGTGGATGCAGTAAGAACTGTACCTGTCAGAATGATGGTACTTGTGACCATGTGACCGGGAGGTGTACCTGTCCCCCAGGGGTCAGGGGCGAGTCCTGTGAGGATGGCTGCCCTGCCGGGTTCTTTGGTAAAAACTGTGACAAGATCTGTTCTACACCTTGTCACAGTGGCCATTGCAATAG GGAGTTTGGGTACTGTCAGTGTCCCCCCGGATTTGTGGGACCCTACTGTAATGCTAGGTGTCCGTCCTTTAACTGGGGGTCAAACTGTGTGAACACATGTCGATGTAACAGGACCACAACAGATTACTGTAACCCAGAG AATGGCAAATGCTCATGTAAGAAGGGTTTCCATGGTGACCAGTGTGAGTTTCGATGTTCGCAAGGGCATTATGGGAAAAACTGTGAAGAGAAATGTCATTGCAATAACAACCAGTCATGTGACCCAGAAAATGGCCGCTGCTACCTCAGATGTGCCCAAGGCAGAATGGGTGACAGCTGTGATCAAA TTTGTCCTCGTGGAAGTTTTGGTTTTAACTGTGAACAGAAATGTAATTGTCACAATAGTGAGTGTAGCCCAGAGACTGGGCGCTGTATTTGTAGAGCAGGCATGCGGGGAAGACATTGTAATAAGC CTTGTCGTAATGGAACATGGGGAGTTAACTGCATGTATGAATGCACCTGCAAGAAAGGAGAGTGCGATAAGGTCACAGGGGAATGCATCTGTCCTGATGGATGGTATGGTCTTGAATGCCAAAATG CCTGTCCTCCAAATCGGTATGGTTTCCAGTGTTTGCTGCAGTGTAAGTGTGAGAACAACGCCATGTGTAACCCTACAGATGGCTCCTGTAAGTGTAAGGAGGGGTTCAGGGGCACCTTCTGTGACCAAG TGTGCCCCCCGGGGACGTATGGACCGGACTGTATCTACAGGTGTGCCTGTAAGAACGGGGCGGAGTGTGACCACATCACAGGGGAGTGTATCTGTGGGCCGGGCTGGAAGGGCGTAGGCTGTGATGAAA TGTGTGAGCCAGGCACTTATGGAGCAGGCTGTAAAGAAAAGTGTCGCTGTGCTAATGGGGCGTCATGTGACCATATTGGAGGAGGGTGCACCTGTGACAAAGGCTGGCAGGGGAAGCATTGTGACAAGCCCTGCCCCCAGGGATTTTTTGGCATGGACTGTCGGGGGGTCTGTAACTGTGGCAACAATGGCGCAGAGTGTAACCATGTGACCGGGGAGTGCAAGTGTTCAGCAGGCTGGACGGGGATGGACTGCTCCAAGACCTGTCCCCTGGGGACCTTTGGGGAGGGGTGTCAGCACCAGTGTCACTGTGGTAACGGGGGTACCTGTGATCCTGTGTCTGGAGCCTGTGTGTGTGCGGCGGGATGGAGGGGCAATCACTGCGAGGAGG AGTGTCCTCGTGGATTTTATGGAATCAATTGTTTGTACCACTGCTTTTGTCGAAATGATGCCCCATGTAACAGCATCACGGGAGAATGTAACTGTACAAGTGGCTTCACTGGAACAGCCTGTGAAAAAT CATGTTACGAGGGTTTCTATGGCCCCAACTGTGTACATCAGTGCAAGTGTGTGCATGGAGAATCCTGTGACAAAGAGACAGGCAAATGTAAATGTCTGCCAGGATACCATGGAGAGTTCTGTGACAAAG AGTGTCCACAGGGATTCTATGGGGAAGATTGTGATGAAGGTTGTGGGTGTCAGAATGGGGCGTCATGTCACCATGTTACCGGGACCTGTACGTGTACCGCTGGGTGGAGAGGCCGGCAGTGTCACCGAC CCTGCATGAGAGGATTTTATGGCAAAGACTGTATGGAGGTGTGCCGGTGTGAGGATGACAAGCCATGTGACCATGTCTCGGGGAAATGTGAATGTCCACCAGGGTTCACCGGCAGCAGCTGTCAGGAGA ATTGTCCTGAGGGTCGGTTTGGGGAGGGATGTAACGAGACCTGTGACTGTGACCAGAACTCGGTCTGTGACTCAGTTACTGGGCGCTGCAGCTGTAGACCGGGCTACTCCGGCAAGAACTGCTCCAGAG GGAAAAAGAATAGAAAAAATAGGAAAGCTCGAGGAAAGCAGAGAAATGAGAGAATATCAGTCGTGTCTTTTGAAAACAAACCCAAAGTGAGGCCCAACTCAG GTTGTGAAGAGGGAATGTTTGGTGTAAGCTGTGAAAACAAGTGTAACTGTGAGAATGGGGCCACTTGTGACCCTACCACAGGGACATGCATGTGTCCTTTGGGTTATATCGGCCCCACCTGCTCTGAGCCCTGTCCCCGGGGATATACAGGTCAGGGCTGTAGACATGTCTGTAAGTGTAGAAATGAGGCAACCTGTGACCCAGAAAATGGCCGGTGTCTGTGTCCACCTGGTTACCATGGAGACAGATGCCAATTTA AATGTGATGAAAACAGTTTTGGCAAGGACTGCAGTGGAAATTGCAACTGTTCTGAAAATGGTCGCTGTGACCCGGTGACAGGTCAATGTCACTGTGACCTTGGCTGGATGGGGGACAGGTGCGATCAGCTGTGTCCTTCGGGAAGGTTTGGGCCGGCCTGTGTCCACTCTTGTGTGTGTCAGAACAATGGGTCATGTGACCCAGTGAGCGGATGTTGCAGCTGCCTGCCAGGGTTCTATGGACAGAGCTGTGAATTCA
- the LOC105318051 gene encoding multiple epidermal growth factor-like domains protein 6 isoform X1: MDLHFCELFLLVFVIGITPSKGTYNLRAGMPNVCPFQDVETRLVQVPCRQAFTRIAKVWKPDCGKSGHWCIGHERRTQYFTTYKQDYRRFVVTKYQCCHGWQQLHSQAGCMYRQCSQTACLNGGRCVDGNTQRCVCPSGFQGSRCQYDVNECTKGLSGCDQDCLNTMGSFQCKCRQGFRLGRDGRTCEDINECDNGKGGCQHECHNTHGGYQCLCPVGYRLRADGRSCEAAGNVRKEKNKLETINSFVGEFDKNGDIFQKLEQGVENRNQEKKSHDEHFNKKLAQRTRKRDELTDLASVFKSRRLLNYQVESACRVNNGDCEQVCLEGSVRGHYRCGCREGYQLKSDSRTCELTDPCRNRNGDCEHTCINNNGNRVCECYRGYKLSADQRHCEDINECLNNNGGCSQECANTQGSFECRCHPGFQLGINRKSCYTSCVYEVRKTLSGTIHVPGVELEPVDSCAINNGGCAHSCRHEDGGAVCSCRKGYILQIDKKSCLDADECGLEQACCAHHCSNNPGGYTCSCRSGFALNRNDGCSCDDVNECLTDNGGCEQECVNKEGSFTCVCKPGYRLAPNNRGCILIDTGPHRGDIPSPLQYKASIRPLPLAESLKLQDELIDADIKYECVRGSFGPDCEWTCDSCQNGASCNHDNPGCLCAPGWQGFLCNQTCPLGFYGSGCSKNCTCQNDGTCDHVTGRCTCPPGVRGESCEDGCPAGFFGKNCDKICSTPCHSGHCNREFGYCQCPPGFVGPYCNARCPSFNWGSNCVNTCRCNRTTTDYCNPENGKCSCKKGFHGDQCEFRCSQGHYGKNCEEKCHCNNNQSCDPENGRCYLRCAQGRMGDSCDQICPRGSFGFNCEQKCNCHNSECSPETGRCICRAGMRGRHCNKPCRNGTWGVNCMYECTCKKGECDKVTGECICPDGWYGLECQNACPPNRYGFQCLLQCKCENNAMCNPTDGSCKCKEGFRGTFCDQVCPPGTYGPDCIYRCACKNGAECDHITGECICGPGWKGVGCDEMCEPGTYGAGCKEKCRCANGASCDHIGGGCTCDKGWQGKHCDKPCPQGFFGMDCRGVCNCGNNGAECNHVTGECKCSAGWTGMDCSKTCPLGTFGEGCQHQCHCGNGGTCDPVSGACVCAAGWRGNHCEEECPRGFYGINCLYHCFCRNDAPCNSITGECNCTSGFTGTACEKSCYEGFYGPNCVHQCKCVHGESCDKETGKCKCLPGYHGEFCDKECPQGFYGEDCDEGCGCQNGASCHHVTGTCTCTAGWRGRQCHRPCMRGFYGKDCMEVCRCEDDKPCDHVSGKCECPPGFTGSSCQENCPEGRFGEGCNETCDCDQNSVCDSVTGRCSCRPGYSGKNCSRGKKNRKNRKARGKQRNERISVVSFENKPKVRPNSESWRTGCEEGMFGVSCENKCNCENGATCDPTTGTCMCPLGYIGPTCSEPCPRGYTGQGCRHVCKCRNEATCDPENGRCLCPPGYHGDRCQFKCDENSFGKDCSGNCNCSENGRCDPVTGQCHCDLGWMGDRCDQLCPSGRFGPACVHSCVCQNNGSCDPVSGCCSCLPGFYGQSCEFSCPEGTHGLYCRETCSCKNSAKCNPINGQCRCKPGYHGDNCQHMCSRGFYGSKCREECQCGSSHCDHVTGECFCPVGLKGANCTNMCKQGKYGPNCEFFCDCDNQGFCDPESGACVCRGGFTGSRCQYISASSSTRRGDIPWNVHYFGRR, translated from the exons ATGGATCTTCATTTCTGTGAGTTGTTTCTGTTAGTTTTTGTGATTGGAATTACGCCATCAAAAGGAACATACAATCTTAGAGCCGGAAT GCCGAATGTCTGTCCGTTCCAAGACGTGGAGACAAGGCTGGTCCAAGTTCCGTGCAGACAAGCATTTACCAGGATAGCCAAGGTGTGGAAACCTGACTGTGGAAAATCCGGACACTGGTGCATTGGGCACGAACGAAG AACTCAGTACTTCACCACCTATAAGCAAGATTACAGGAGATTTGTTGTCACCAAATACCAGTGTTGTCATGGCTGGCAGCAACTGCACTCACAGGCTGGCTGCATGTACA GACAATGCAGCCAGACAGCCTGTTTGAATGGGGGCCGGTGTGTGGATGGAAACACCCAGAGATGTGTCTGTCCATCTGGGTTCCAGGGGTCGCGCTGTCAGTATG ATGTAAATGAATGTACCAAGGGACTCAGTGGGTGTGACCAGGACTGTCTGAACACTATGGGGTCCTTTCAGTGCAAATGTAGGCAGGGCTTTAGGCTGGGCAGGGACGGAAGGACTTGTGAAG ACATTAATGAATGTGACAATGGAAAAGGGGGATGCCAGCACGAGTGTCATAACACCCACGGAGGGTACCAGTGTCTCTGTCCGGTGGGCTACCGGCTCAGGGCGGACGGTCGGAGCTGTGAGG CTGCTGGGAACGTGCGTAAGGAGAAAAATAAACTAGAAACAATTAACAGTTTTGTTGgagaatttgataaaaatggagatatctttcaaaaattagAACAAGGAGTGGAAAATCGAAACCAGGAAAAAAAGTCGCATGATGagcattttaacaaaaaattggcACAGAGAACTAGGAAGAGAGATGAGTTAACAGATTTGGCTTCTGTTTTCAAATCTCGGCGACTTCTGAATTACCAGG TGGAATCTGCTTGCCGAGTAAACAATGGGGACTGTGAACAGGTGTGTCTGGAGGGCTCCGTTCGGGGACACTACAGGTGTGGCTGTAGAGAGGGCTACCAACTCAAAAGTGATAGTCGGACTTGTGAAT TGACTGATCCCTGCAGAAACAGAAATGGAGACTGTGAACATACATGCATCAACAACAATGGTAACAGAGTGTGTGAATGTTACCGTGGATACAAGTTGTCAGCTGACCAGAGGCACTGTGAGG atattaatgaATGCTTGAACAACAATGGAGGCTGTAGTCAGGAGTGTGCCAACACGCAGGGTTCTTTCGAGTGTCGATGTCATCCAGGTTTCCAGCTGGGCATCAACAGGAAGTCATGCTACA CCTCTTGTGTCTATG AGGTACGGAAAACTCTATCAGGGACGATTCATGTGCCAG GGGTAGAACTGGAGCCAGTAGACAGCTGCGCCATCAACAATGGAGGATGTGCCCACAGTTGTCGCCACGAGGATGGAGGAGCCGTCTGCTCCTGTAGGAAAGGATACATCCTTCAGATAGACAAAAAGTCCTGTCTAG ATGCTGACGAGTGTGGCTTGGAGCAGGCTTGCTGTGCCCACCATTGCTCTAACAATCCAGGGGGCTACACCTGCAGTTGTAGAAGTGGCTTTGCTCTGAATCGAAATGATGGCTGCTCGTGTGATG atGTGAATGAGTGTTTGACGGATAATGGTGGTTGTGAACAGGAGTGTGTGAATAAGGAAGGTTCCTTCACCTGTGTATGTAAACCAGGATACAGACTTGCCCCCAACAATAGGGGGTGTATCT TGATAGATACTGGTCCCCACAGAGGGGACATCCCCTCCCCATTACAGTACAAGGCGTCAATACGGCCCCTCCCTCTGGCTGAAAGTCTCAAACTCCAAGATGAACTGATAGATGCTGATATCAAATATG AATGTGTGCGAGGAAGTTTTGGCCCAGACTGTGAGTGGACATGCGACAGCTGCCAGAATGGAGCCAGCTGTAACCATGACAACCCGGGCTGTCTGTGTGCCCCGGGGTGGCAGGGATTCCTCTGTAACCAGACCTGCCCACTG GGTTTCTATGGCAGTGGATGCAGTAAGAACTGTACCTGTCAGAATGATGGTACTTGTGACCATGTGACCGGGAGGTGTACCTGTCCCCCAGGGGTCAGGGGCGAGTCCTGTGAGGATGGCTGCCCTGCCGGGTTCTTTGGTAAAAACTGTGACAAGATCTGTTCTACACCTTGTCACAGTGGCCATTGCAATAG GGAGTTTGGGTACTGTCAGTGTCCCCCCGGATTTGTGGGACCCTACTGTAATGCTAGGTGTCCGTCCTTTAACTGGGGGTCAAACTGTGTGAACACATGTCGATGTAACAGGACCACAACAGATTACTGTAACCCAGAG AATGGCAAATGCTCATGTAAGAAGGGTTTCCATGGTGACCAGTGTGAGTTTCGATGTTCGCAAGGGCATTATGGGAAAAACTGTGAAGAGAAATGTCATTGCAATAACAACCAGTCATGTGACCCAGAAAATGGCCGCTGCTACCTCAGATGTGCCCAAGGCAGAATGGGTGACAGCTGTGATCAAA TTTGTCCTCGTGGAAGTTTTGGTTTTAACTGTGAACAGAAATGTAATTGTCACAATAGTGAGTGTAGCCCAGAGACTGGGCGCTGTATTTGTAGAGCAGGCATGCGGGGAAGACATTGTAATAAGC CTTGTCGTAATGGAACATGGGGAGTTAACTGCATGTATGAATGCACCTGCAAGAAAGGAGAGTGCGATAAGGTCACAGGGGAATGCATCTGTCCTGATGGATGGTATGGTCTTGAATGCCAAAATG CCTGTCCTCCAAATCGGTATGGTTTCCAGTGTTTGCTGCAGTGTAAGTGTGAGAACAACGCCATGTGTAACCCTACAGATGGCTCCTGTAAGTGTAAGGAGGGGTTCAGGGGCACCTTCTGTGACCAAG TGTGCCCCCCGGGGACGTATGGACCGGACTGTATCTACAGGTGTGCCTGTAAGAACGGGGCGGAGTGTGACCACATCACAGGGGAGTGTATCTGTGGGCCGGGCTGGAAGGGCGTAGGCTGTGATGAAA TGTGTGAGCCAGGCACTTATGGAGCAGGCTGTAAAGAAAAGTGTCGCTGTGCTAATGGGGCGTCATGTGACCATATTGGAGGAGGGTGCACCTGTGACAAAGGCTGGCAGGGGAAGCATTGTGACAAGCCCTGCCCCCAGGGATTTTTTGGCATGGACTGTCGGGGGGTCTGTAACTGTGGCAACAATGGCGCAGAGTGTAACCATGTGACCGGGGAGTGCAAGTGTTCAGCAGGCTGGACGGGGATGGACTGCTCCAAGACCTGTCCCCTGGGGACCTTTGGGGAGGGGTGTCAGCACCAGTGTCACTGTGGTAACGGGGGTACCTGTGATCCTGTGTCTGGAGCCTGTGTGTGTGCGGCGGGATGGAGGGGCAATCACTGCGAGGAGG AGTGTCCTCGTGGATTTTATGGAATCAATTGTTTGTACCACTGCTTTTGTCGAAATGATGCCCCATGTAACAGCATCACGGGAGAATGTAACTGTACAAGTGGCTTCACTGGAACAGCCTGTGAAAAAT CATGTTACGAGGGTTTCTATGGCCCCAACTGTGTACATCAGTGCAAGTGTGTGCATGGAGAATCCTGTGACAAAGAGACAGGCAAATGTAAATGTCTGCCAGGATACCATGGAGAGTTCTGTGACAAAG AGTGTCCACAGGGATTCTATGGGGAAGATTGTGATGAAGGTTGTGGGTGTCAGAATGGGGCGTCATGTCACCATGTTACCGGGACCTGTACGTGTACCGCTGGGTGGAGAGGCCGGCAGTGTCACCGAC CCTGCATGAGAGGATTTTATGGCAAAGACTGTATGGAGGTGTGCCGGTGTGAGGATGACAAGCCATGTGACCATGTCTCGGGGAAATGTGAATGTCCACCAGGGTTCACCGGCAGCAGCTGTCAGGAGA ATTGTCCTGAGGGTCGGTTTGGGGAGGGATGTAACGAGACCTGTGACTGTGACCAGAACTCGGTCTGTGACTCAGTTACTGGGCGCTGCAGCTGTAGACCGGGCTACTCCGGCAAGAACTGCTCCAGAG GGAAAAAGAATAGAAAAAATAGGAAAGCTCGAGGAAAGCAGAGAAATGAGAGAATATCAGTCGTGTCTTTTGAAAACAAACCCAAAGTGAGGCCCAACTCAG AATCCTGGAGAACTG GTTGTGAAGAGGGAATGTTTGGTGTAAGCTGTGAAAACAAGTGTAACTGTGAGAATGGGGCCACTTGTGACCCTACCACAGGGACATGCATGTGTCCTTTGGGTTATATCGGCCCCACCTGCTCTGAGCCCTGTCCCCGGGGATATACAGGTCAGGGCTGTAGACATGTCTGTAAGTGTAGAAATGAGGCAACCTGTGACCCAGAAAATGGCCGGTGTCTGTGTCCACCTGGTTACCATGGAGACAGATGCCAATTTA AATGTGATGAAAACAGTTTTGGCAAGGACTGCAGTGGAAATTGCAACTGTTCTGAAAATGGTCGCTGTGACCCGGTGACAGGTCAATGTCACTGTGACCTTGGCTGGATGGGGGACAGGTGCGATCAGCTGTGTCCTTCGGGAAGGTTTGGGCCGGCCTGTGTCCACTCTTGTGTGTGTCAGAACAATGGGTCATGTGACCCAGTGAGCGGATGTTGCAGCTGCCTGCCAGGGTTCTATGGACAGAGCTGTGAATTCA